The following coding sequences are from one uncultured Bacteroides sp. window:
- a CDS encoding excinuclease ABC subunit UvrA gives MFKRLGSINFAKRIKHKMSKNDIIIKGARENNLKNISVKIPKKKITVFTGVSGSGKTSLVFDTIAAESQRLLNETYDSFIRHRLQQYGKPDVDSLENLAVAIIVNQKKIEGNARSTVGTLTDIYSLLRLLFSRIGQPFIGHSTAFSFNNPQGMCSCCEGLGKTSIVDLDELIDKERSLNEGAIKFPTFEVGGWRWTRYVYSGLFDNDKKIKDYTENEWHNLVYANDLKLTNPDQRFPKTGTYEGVLPRFERTFFKKDSKEIVGKNASRYKEVVKQGICPECNGSRLNPQVLSCKIEEKSIADCCNMQIDDLLKFIKTLKNESVTPLLDAISKNLENLLAIGLGYLSLSRETSSLSGGESQRIKLIRHLGSSLTDLTYIFDEPSVGLHPNDVQRLNKLLIELKDKGNTVLIIEHDPDVIAIADHIVDMGIGAGKSGGNIVYEGSFEGLKKADTATGNYLNRTNQLKTEYRKATDHLSIPNSSLHNLKSISVQIPKEVLTVITGVAGSGKSSLVKSLANQYKDIVIIDQSALRGSKRSNIATYTGILDIIRKLFAQQNTVKQSLFSNNSDGACPECKGLGILSTDLAFLDAVEVRCEHCNGSGFKPEVLQYKLRNKSITDIMAMTISEANAFFSELEITQPLRRLCEVGLDYLTLGQSLNTFSGGERQRLKLATELGNKGNIYIFDEPTTGLHGSNISKLLKLFNRLVDNKNTIIIIEHNMDIISQADWIIDMGPGAGKDGGRIIFEGVPKDIIADKVSLTGKHLNRYLE, from the coding sequence TTGTTCAAGCGATTAGGAAGCATTAATTTTGCAAAAAGAATAAAGCATAAGATGAGCAAAAATGATATTATAATTAAAGGAGCAAGGGAAAATAATCTTAAAAACATCTCAGTCAAAATACCCAAAAAGAAGATAACTGTATTTACTGGAGTGTCAGGTTCCGGCAAAACTTCATTGGTCTTTGATACAATAGCAGCCGAATCACAAAGACTTTTAAATGAAACTTATGATAGTTTTATTCGTCATCGACTACAACAATATGGTAAACCGGATGTGGACAGCTTAGAAAATTTAGCAGTCGCAATTATAGTCAATCAGAAAAAAATAGAAGGAAATGCTCGTTCAACAGTCGGAACCTTAACAGATATATACTCTCTTTTAAGATTGTTGTTTTCCAGAATTGGACAACCTTTCATCGGTCATTCCACCGCTTTTTCGTTTAACAACCCTCAAGGGATGTGTTCCTGTTGCGAGGGGCTTGGCAAAACAAGTATTGTTGATTTGGATGAACTAATAGATAAAGAGCGTTCGTTAAACGAAGGTGCAATAAAATTTCCAACATTTGAAGTAGGTGGATGGCGTTGGACTCGATATGTCTATTCAGGCTTGTTCGACAATGACAAGAAGATAAAGGATTATACGGAAAACGAATGGCATAATCTTGTTTATGCAAACGATTTGAAGTTAACCAATCCAGATCAGAGATTCCCTAAAACCGGAACATATGAAGGAGTTCTACCACGCTTTGAACGCACTTTTTTCAAAAAAGATTCAAAAGAAATTGTAGGAAAAAATGCATCTCGATACAAAGAGGTCGTAAAACAAGGTATCTGCCCTGAATGCAACGGAAGTCGTTTGAACCCTCAGGTGTTAAGTTGCAAAATCGAAGAAAAGAGTATCGCCGATTGTTGCAATATGCAAATTGATGATTTACTGAAATTCATAAAAACTTTAAAGAATGAATCCGTCACCCCATTATTGGATGCAATCAGCAAAAATCTTGAGAACTTATTAGCCATTGGATTGGGATACCTAAGTTTAAGTAGAGAAACATCTTCATTGTCCGGCGGAGAATCACAACGAATAAAGCTTATCCGACATTTAGGAAGCAGCTTGACAGACCTTACTTACATCTTCGATGAACCAAGTGTGGGATTACATCCAAATGATGTACAACGATTAAATAAGCTATTAATCGAATTGAAGGATAAAGGTAATACCGTATTAATTATAGAACATGACCCCGATGTAATAGCCATTGCCGACCACATTGTCGATATGGGAATCGGTGCTGGTAAAAGTGGTGGAAACATTGTTTATGAAGGAAGTTTCGAAGGGTTAAAAAAAGCAGATACAGCGACAGGAAATTATCTCAATCGCACAAATCAGCTGAAAACCGAATATAGAAAAGCAACGGATCACCTTTCTATACCAAACAGTTCACTTCATAATTTAAAAAGTATCTCTGTCCAAATACCGAAAGAAGTATTAACTGTCATTACAGGAGTGGCGGGTTCAGGCAAAAGTTCACTAGTAAAGTCGCTCGCTAATCAATATAAAGACATTGTCATTATAGATCAAAGTGCTTTACGAGGCAGCAAAAGATCGAATATCGCCACATATACAGGAATATTAGATATAATAAGAAAGCTATTTGCGCAACAGAACACCGTCAAGCAATCATTATTTAGTAATAATTCGGATGGAGCTTGTCCCGAATGCAAAGGATTGGGTATTCTATCAACCGACCTTGCCTTTTTAGATGCAGTAGAAGTTCGTTGCGAACACTGCAACGGAAGTGGCTTCAAACCTGAGGTGTTACAGTACAAGCTGAGAAATAAAAGTATTACAGATATTATGGCAATGACAATTAGCGAGGCAAATGCTTTTTTCAGTGAGTTAGAAATAACGCAGCCACTCAGAAGGCTTTGTGAAGTTGGCCTGGATTATCTTACATTAGGGCAATCATTAAATACCTTTTCAGGTGGAGAGAGGCAACGTCTTAAGCTGGCAACAGAATTAGGAAACAAAGGGAATATTTATATTTTTGATGAACCAACAACCGGACTTCATGGCTCAAATATATCCAAGCTTCTGAAGCTTTTCAACAGACTCGTTGACAATAAAAATACAATTATCATTATTGAACACAATATGGATATTATCAGTCAAGCCGATTGGATAATAGATATGGGGCCAGGCGCGGGAAAAGATGGTGGAAGGATTATATTCGAAGGGGTTCCAAAAGACATTATCGCAGATAAAGTATCGTTGACAGGTAAACATCTCAATAGATATTTAGAATAG
- a CDS encoding helix-turn-helix domain-containing protein, with protein sequence MSERKSIEPVCAVDYAFKRIGGKYKGRLLWYLYMHKILRFGELKRHITNITTKMLTQTLRELEKDGLIYRKVYLEVPPKVEYSLTEVGNELIPFIKYLKEWGTKQMEKENIPSTLLSQKNDEI encoded by the coding sequence ATGAGCGAAAGAAAATCAATAGAGCCAGTTTGTGCAGTGGATTATGCATTTAAAAGAATAGGTGGAAAATATAAAGGCCGTTTATTATGGTATTTATATATGCATAAAATTTTGCGTTTTGGGGAGCTCAAAAGACATATTACTAATATTACAACTAAAATGTTAACGCAAACTTTACGAGAGTTAGAGAAAGACGGGCTCATTTATCGCAAAGTTTATCTTGAAGTACCTCCCAAGGTGGAGTACTCATTAACAGAAGTAGGCAATGAGCTTATTCCATTTATTAAGTATTTAAAAGAATGGGGGACCAAACAAATGGAGAAAGAAAATATTCCAAGCACCCTTCTATCTCAAAAAAATGATGAAATATGA
- a CDS encoding MBL fold metallo-hydrolase translates to MKNKKQPICGYLKINLGKFEFYIFSDGHLPLENGQPTFAPQVDPTTFSSELQKLHLGNKGVDLAINVMVIKTSDKVILIDSGMGNHFGETNGWLVQNLQAAEITPHSVTDVLITHAHRDHIGGLVTPNNAIVYPNAQYHISKAEYEFWMSKNPDFSKSKLADDQRKGTIAFTKKILDIVKEKVNLFTPGDTLFSFINTELAEGHTPGHTIFTISSEGKSITNLVDVFHSPLMITNPEWGVKFDIDFEQGISTRIKILEDCYTNKRLVMAPHLPWPGLGYIDKNIKCFWTPLHYFTPTEIKL, encoded by the coding sequence ATGAAAAATAAAAAACAGCCAATTTGTGGCTATCTTAAGATTAATTTGGGTAAATTTGAATTTTATATTTTTTCTGACGGACACTTGCCCTTGGAAAACGGGCAACCTACCTTCGCTCCCCAAGTTGACCCTACCACTTTTTCTTCCGAGTTGCAGAAACTGCATCTTGGCAACAAAGGGGTTGATTTGGCTATTAATGTGATGGTTATCAAAACAAGCGATAAAGTTATATTGATAGACTCTGGCATGGGAAATCATTTTGGAGAAACTAATGGATGGCTAGTCCAAAACCTGCAAGCTGCTGAAATCACCCCCCATAGCGTAACGGATGTTTTGATTACGCATGCCCACAGAGATCATATTGGTGGACTTGTTACCCCAAATAATGCAATTGTATATCCGAATGCACAATATCATATATCAAAAGCAGAATACGAATTTTGGATGTCGAAAAATCCTGATTTTTCAAAAAGTAAGCTAGCTGATGATCAAAGAAAAGGGACTATAGCTTTCACCAAGAAGATTTTAGATATAGTGAAAGAAAAAGTTAATTTATTTACTCCTGGCGATACTTTGTTTTCTTTTATAAACACAGAGTTGGCAGAAGGTCATACGCCTGGTCATACTATTTTCACTATTTCCTCCGAAGGGAAATCAATCACAAACTTGGTAGATGTATTCCATTCTCCTCTGATGATTACCAACCCTGAATGGGGTGTAAAGTTTGACATTGATTTTGAACAAGGTATTAGCACGCGAATTAAAATTTTGGAAGACTGTTATACCAACAAACGATTGGTTATGGCTCCTCATTTACCTTGGCCGGGATTAGGCTATATTGACAAAAATATAAAATGTTTTTGGACTCCGTTGCATTATTTTACACCAACTGAAATTAAATTGTAA
- a CDS encoding helix-turn-helix domain-containing protein — protein sequence MYVKKKPLDYSDCSVRLAIDILSTSWNAWLILEINKGVVRPCDLQRSISIAPKRVLTKQLGELEKMGVLQKKVYPVLPLKVEYSLTEAGRALIPIINQLEQWGDKYKTTILKERETNY from the coding sequence ATGTATGTAAAGAAAAAACCACTAGATTATTCAGATTGTTCAGTGAGGCTTGCGATTGATATCTTGTCGACAAGCTGGAATGCATGGCTGATATTAGAAATAAATAAAGGTGTTGTAAGACCATGCGATCTACAACGCAGTATAAGTATTGCCCCGAAACGTGTGTTGACAAAGCAATTGGGAGAACTTGAAAAAATGGGTGTCTTGCAAAAGAAGGTATATCCCGTGCTTCCATTAAAAGTAGAATACTCCTTGACAGAAGCGGGAAGAGCATTAATTCCTATCATTAACCAACTGGAGCAGTGGGGAGATAAATATAAAACTACTATTTTGAAAGAGAGAGAAACTAATTACTAG